A single Candidatus Eisenbacteria bacterium DNA region contains:
- a CDS encoding FAD-binding oxidoreductase: MSGLLSAIAPGRAQDVTRFALGGAAPAHAVRPASVEEAAEVVRACAADGLALVPWGGGVALEGEAFEGRYDVALDLTGLDRVTVYDPDDFTVSAECGVTLATLRAALLSHGHELPLEGAHGSRATLGGVLAANASGARRLRLGAPRDRILGARFVTGDGVPARTGGRVVKNVAGHAVHRLLAGSRGGLGVLLEASLKLAPLPPARVALAYECDAATLADAPRWAVFPRREPAALTVLGRDAAAGLGDFATPAAFTVVLGWEDEAAWLAKCEAFAVAKLGPPVSRAEGGAVPPIWQAAADLEEAKGPRLTFASAHNTPAAVAFLAGRACAGRLVFHAPSGRLLLWPGPAEAEALVAELAGRGFTLAEARGVALERPAPAVAIAALRASLRRSLDPAGVMALGGRWERGE; encoded by the coding sequence AGGTCGTGCGCGCGTGCGCGGCCGACGGGCTCGCGCTCGTGCCGTGGGGCGGTGGCGTCGCGCTGGAGGGCGAGGCGTTCGAGGGCCGCTACGACGTGGCGCTCGACCTCACCGGCCTCGACCGCGTGACCGTGTACGACCCCGACGACTTCACGGTCTCGGCCGAGTGCGGCGTGACGCTCGCGACGCTGCGCGCGGCGCTGCTTTCGCACGGTCACGAGCTGCCGCTAGAGGGCGCGCACGGTTCACGCGCGACGCTGGGCGGCGTGCTCGCGGCGAACGCGAGCGGCGCGCGGCGGCTGCGCCTGGGCGCGCCGCGCGACCGCATCCTCGGCGCGCGCTTCGTGACCGGCGACGGCGTGCCCGCGAGGACCGGCGGGCGCGTGGTCAAGAATGTCGCCGGCCACGCCGTTCACCGGCTGCTCGCCGGCTCGCGCGGCGGGCTCGGCGTGCTGCTGGAAGCGAGCCTCAAGCTCGCGCCGCTGCCGCCCGCGCGCGTCGCGCTCGCCTACGAATGCGACGCGGCGACGCTGGCCGACGCGCCCCGCTGGGCCGTTTTCCCCCGCCGCGAGCCCGCCGCGCTCACCGTGCTCGGCCGCGATGCGGCGGCCGGCCTCGGCGATTTCGCGACCCCTGCCGCGTTCACGGTCGTGCTCGGCTGGGAGGACGAAGCGGCCTGGCTCGCCAAGTGCGAAGCGTTCGCCGTCGCGAAGCTCGGCCCCCCCGTCTCGCGGGCCGAGGGCGGGGCCGTGCCGCCGATCTGGCAGGCGGCCGCCGATCTCGAGGAGGCGAAGGGCCCGCGCCTGACGTTCGCGAGCGCGCACAACACGCCGGCCGCGGTCGCGTTCCTCGCGGGGCGTGCGTGCGCCGGGAGACTCGTCTTCCACGCCCCGAGCGGCCGGCTGCTGCTCTGGCCCGGGCCGGCCGAGGCGGAGGCGCTCGTCGCCGAGCTGGCCGGGCGGGGCTTCACGCTCGCCGAAGCCCGCGGCGTCGCGCTCGAGCGGCCCGCGCCCGCGGTCGCGATCGCGGCGCTGCGCGCGTCCCTGCGCCGGTCGCTGGATCCCGCCGGCGTGATGGCGCTGGGCGGGCGCTGGGAGCGCGGCGAGTAG